The following proteins are encoded in a genomic region of Zea mays cultivar B73 chromosome 9, Zm-B73-REFERENCE-NAM-5.0, whole genome shotgun sequence:
- the LOC103639223 gene encoding uncharacterized protein, whose amino-acid sequence MQTSGKMPSVPAGDQGGFVPATDVMTEMIRVGASAAANADDATASSAGAAPAAAGLVAAVPGGPRAMRWNNNTSGFILRRMAQLLSDGSRPDKVFKDKDVNSVAKALKEYSGEAVSPTQVYNHLRKWRQKWSRVSKLKDLSGALWDSDSNAILLDQEHYLGHCKDHPKDAEFLNCPIRFYTEMEAIFGHAMATGKFALGSGEALGQNQVDSVAAKVEGPAFTYISEERAQTDVGEGSKATEIPSIAVGRKRKRGNFSEDEMLMLTNMSDAVNNVANALRETGPAHVDGNLYLAVMEMPGYSEEALIVAYTFLLDNKAQGRGFVHMTEAHRNIWLRTFLAKNYYM is encoded by the exons ATGCAAACCAGTGGTAAGATGCCTTCAGTCCCAGCTGGTGATCAGGGTGGGTTTGTCCCAGCTACTGATGTGATGACTGAGATGATAAGGGTTGGTGCTAGTGCAGCAGCTAACGCTGATGATGCTACTGCATCTAGTGCCGGTGCTGCTCCAGCAGCAGCTGGTCTTGTTGCTGCTGTTCCCGGGGGTCCTAGGGCAATGAGGTGGAACAACAACACCTCTGGATTTATTCTTAGGAGGATGGCTCAACTTCTTAGTGATGGTAGCAGGCCTGACAAGGTCTTCAAGGACAAGGATGTCAACTCTGTGGCCAAAGCCCTTAAGGAGTACAGTGGGGAGGCAGTGAGCCCAACTCAGGTGTATAACCACTTGAGGAAATGGAGGCAAAAATGGTCTAGGGTGTCTAAGCTCAAAGACCTTAGTGGGGCTTTATGGGATAGTGACTCCAATGCTATCTTGCTTGATCAGGAGCACTACCTTGGCCACTGCAAG GACCATCCAAAAGATGCAGAGTTCCTAAACTGCCCTATTAGGTTCTACACTGAGATGGAGGCCATTTTTGGCCATGCTATGGCCACTGGCAAATTCGCACTTGGTTCTGGTGAAGCCTTAGGACAGAACCAGGTTGATAGTGTTGCTGCCAAGGTTGAGGGACCTGCCTTCACCTATATCTCTGAAGAGAGAGCACAAACTGATGTTGGAGAGGGTAGCAAGGCCACCGAGATCCCCTCCATAGCTGTGGGTaggaagaggaagagagggaACTTCAGTGAGGATGAGATGCTTATGTTGACCAATATGTCTGATGCAGTGAACAATGTGGCTAATGCCCTTAGAGAGACTGGACCTGCCCATGTGGATGGCAACCTCTACCTAGCTGTGATGGAGATGCCTGGCTATTCTGAGGAGGCACTGATTGTTGCCTACACCTTCCTCCTGGACAACAAGGCTCAAGGCAGGGGCTTTGTTCACATGACTGAGGCACATAGAAACATTTGGCTTAGGACCTTCCTAGCCAAGAACTACTACATGTAG
- the LOC103640350 gene encoding protein ALP1-like: protein MFLHVVGHNQRFRVVHQAFRRSIQTVHKHFHQVLYAVGELRKELIKAPSPTTHPKITGSYRWNPYLKDCIGAIDGTHVLARVPRHMQQAFRGRKTNPTQNVMVAVDFDLKFTYVLAGWEGSAHDALILADAIERDDGFTVPQGKFYLVDAGYACRTGFLPPFRGVRYHLSEFGSRNRPTNARELFNLRHSSLRVTVERAIGALKNRFRILDNKPFHKYKTQVKLVLACSILHNWILGFGIDEIVPDEEGFTGTQQDPLDDNGSQSQESSAMAAKRDAICNVMWEGRGSSRI from the exons ATGTTCTTGCATGTTGTTGGTCACAACCAAAGGTTCAGAGTTGTGCACCAGGCCTTTAGGAGGTCCATTCAGACAGTACACAAGCACTTTCATCAGGTTTTGTATGCTGTTGGAGAGCTTAGGAAGGAACTTATCAAGGCACCTAGCCCTACCACTCACCCAAAGATCACTGGAAGCTATAGATGGAATCCATATTTAAAG GACTGCATTGGTGCCATTGATGGCACCCATGTGCTGGCAAGGGTGCCTAGACACATGCAGCAAGCTTTCAGGGGTAGGAAAACTAACCCGACACAAAATGTGATGGTTGCTGTGGACTTTGACCTCAAGTTCACATACGTTCTAGCTGGCTGGGAGGGGTCTGCCCATGATGCACTTATCCTGGCTGATGCCATTGAGAGGGATGATGGGTTCACTGTCCCACAAG GTAAATTCTACTTGGTAGATGCGGGGTATGCATGCCGCACTGGCTTTCTACCCCCCTTCAGGGGGGTTAGGTACCATTTGAGTGAGTTTGGGAGCAGAAATCGACCTACCAATGCAAGAGAACTGTTCAACCTGAGACACTCGTCACTTAGAGTAACTGTGGAGAGGGCTATAGGTGCATTGAAGAACAGGTTTCGTATCTTGGACAACAAGCCCTTTCACAAGTATAAGACACAAGTCAAGCTTGTGTTGGCATGCTCGATCCTGCATAACTGGATTTTAGGCTTTGGCATTGATGAAATAGTGCCTGATGAGGAGGGTTTCACTGGCACACAACAAGATCCACTAGATGACAATGGTAGCCAGAGCCAAGAATCCAGTGCCATGGCTGCAAAGAGGGATGCCATTTGCAATGTTATGTGGGAAGGGAGGGGAAGCTCTAGGATATGA